Genomic DNA from Kluyveromyces lactis strain NRRL Y-1140 chromosome C complete sequence:
TAGAGGAATACGAAGATGATACTACGGTAATAGGCAGATCCAGTATGGTGATTGCAAAGCGATGTCCAAGCGTAAAACTTTCTGTGAATGGGAAAAGTGTGATTGGTAATGCTACACGGTATGTGATGGGTAAGCCCAGAGTGATGAGTAAAAGAGCGATGACTCCGAGTGTAACGTCAAGCGGCAATGCAAAAGTGGAGGGTcaaactgaagaagaaaggaTTGCCAATATGTTCGCTAACCAGGAGACGCAGTGGGAACAAACGCAACAAGAGATGTCTCAAGCGCAGCCGATTTTCCAACAGAGAAACGTTGGGTCAGCACCTGGGCAAGACCAAGAACCACCACCACCCGGTTACATGTGTTACAGATGTGGTGGTAGAGGTCATTGGATTAAAAATTGCCCTACCAACAATAATCCTAATTTCGAGGGTAAGAGAATTAAACGTACTACCGGTATTCCTAAgaagtttttgaaaagCATAGAGATAGATCCATCTTCGATGACTCCGGAGGAGATGGctgagaagaagattatGGTCACTGATGAAGGGAAATTCGTAGTCCATATGGCAGATCAAACTTCGTGGGaagattatcaaagaagacaaCAACAGCAGAGTTATATGATGTCTCAAGAGGATAAATTGTATATGAAGGGACAGTTTCCAGACTTGCCGGATGAGTTGAAATGTTGTTTAACTGGTGGATTGCTACGAGATCCTGTAAAATGTACTAAATGTTGTGGAAAAGTCGTTTCACGACTAGCTATGGAGGATGCACTACTAGAATCAGATTTCGTTTGTCCTCTTTGTCAAACATCGGATATCTTATTAGATTCATTGGAACCAGTACAGGAgatacaaagaaaagttcaGGAATTCATAAAGcaaaataagaaaagattgttagaagaagaacctgTCGCTGGTGCTGCACCTGTTGCTGAAACAGGTGTCAAAAAGCCAAAAGTCATGC
This window encodes:
- the MPE1 gene encoding cleavage polyadenylation factor subunit MPE1 (similar to uniprot|P35728 Saccharomyces cerevisiae YKL059C MPE1 Essential conserved subunit of CPF (cleavage and polyadenylation factor) plays a role in 3' end formation of mRNA via the specific cleavage and polyadenylation of pre-mRNA contains a putative RNA-binding zinc knuckle motif) encodes the protein MSSTIYYKFRSQKDTFRVGFDGTGITVFDLKREIINDNKLGDGTDFQLKIYNPDTLEEYEDDTTVIGRSSMVIAKRCPSVKLSVNGKSVIGNATRYVMGKPRVMSKRAMTPSVTSSGNAKVEGQTEEERIANMFANQETQWEQTQQEMSQAQPIFQQRNVGSAPGQDQEPPPPGYMCYRCGGRGHWIKNCPTNNNPNFEGKRIKRTTGIPKKFLKSIEIDPSSMTPEEMAEKKIMVTDEGKFVVHMADQTSWEDYQRRQQQQSYMMSQEDKLYMKGQFPDLPDELKCCLTGGLLRDPVKCTKCCGKVVSRLAMEDALLESDFVCPLCQTSDILLDSLEPVQEIQRKVQEFIKQNKKRLLEEEPVAGAAPVAETGVKKPKVMPPPPVPFMPFMFPMAPFFGVPSSTQQVQPQNQNQQEPSVQPKN